In the genome of Notamacropus eugenii isolate mMacEug1 chromosome 5, mMacEug1.pri_v2, whole genome shotgun sequence, one region contains:
- the SMCO4 gene encoding single-pass membrane and coiled-coil domain-containing protein 4 isoform X1 — MAVSWKSVKAELKDCVFIQPGASLKQEEQDTILNKQLWDSFLRVFLVRMRQLKGKPKKETSRDKKERKQAMQEARQQITTVVLPTLAVVVALIVVFVYVATRPATTE, encoded by the exons ATGGCAGTCAGCTGGAAGTCAGTAAAAGCTGAGTTGAAGGATTGT GTCTTCATTCAACCAGGAGCAAGTCTGAAACAGGAGGAACAAGACACCATTCTTAACAAGCAGCTCTGGGATAGCTTTCTCAGAGTCTTTCTAGTCAGGATGAGGCAGCTCAAAGGGAAACCCAAGAAGGAGACTTCCAGAGATAAGAAGGAGCGGAAGCAAGCCATGCAGGAAGCCCGGCAGCAGATCACCACTGTGGTGCTTCCTACACTGGCTGTGGTGGTGGCCCTCATCGTGGTCTTTGTCTATGTGGCCACGCGCCCCGCCACCACTGAGTGA
- the SMCO4 gene encoding single-pass membrane and coiled-coil domain-containing protein 4 isoform X3 — translation MRQLKGKPKKETSRDKKERKQAMQEARQQITTVVLPTLAVVVALIVVFVYVATRPATTE, via the coding sequence ATGAGGCAGCTCAAAGGGAAACCCAAGAAGGAGACTTCCAGAGATAAGAAGGAGCGGAAGCAAGCCATGCAGGAAGCCCGGCAGCAGATCACCACTGTGGTGCTTCCTACACTGGCTGTGGTGGTGGCCCTCATCGTGGTCTTTGTCTATGTGGCCACGCGCCCCGCCACCACTGAGTGA
- the SMCO4 gene encoding single-pass membrane and coiled-coil domain-containing protein 4 isoform X2 → MKVFIQPGASLKQEEQDTILNKQLWDSFLRVFLVRMRQLKGKPKKETSRDKKERKQAMQEARQQITTVVLPTLAVVVALIVVFVYVATRPATTE, encoded by the coding sequence GTCTTCATTCAACCAGGAGCAAGTCTGAAACAGGAGGAACAAGACACCATTCTTAACAAGCAGCTCTGGGATAGCTTTCTCAGAGTCTTTCTAGTCAGGATGAGGCAGCTCAAAGGGAAACCCAAGAAGGAGACTTCCAGAGATAAGAAGGAGCGGAAGCAAGCCATGCAGGAAGCCCGGCAGCAGATCACCACTGTGGTGCTTCCTACACTGGCTGTGGTGGTGGCCCTCATCGTGGTCTTTGTCTATGTGGCCACGCGCCCCGCCACCACTGAGTGA